The nucleotide sequence GTTAAATGAGAGATCCAATGATTCAAGTACAGATAAATATTGTAGTGATGTTGGTATAAGACCTTCTAAGCCATTGTGAGACAAGTTCAACGTACGAAGTCCAATGAAATCTCCAATAGAACTTGGAATCTGACCCTCAAATCCATTCTTTGAGAGATCGATAACTATGTTAGtagtcaaaacttgaacaaatacaAGATTCAATCCTTTTGTTGTAATCGTCACAGAATAATATTCATATCCTACATACATTGGTGTACTCATGTTCTCATCATTTATTTTCATGGCTTGGAAATTCTCAAAAAAAACTGTTGGTAAATTCCCATTAAATGCATTGGATGAAAGATCCAGAACTTGAAGTTGTGAAAACAAGTTTCTATTTCTTGAAGCTCTGATGGACCCATGCAACTTATTTGATCTCAAAATTAAAATCTTCAAATTTGGTAGGATTCCCAACCATTTTGGGAAAGTGTCGTTCAACTCATTTTTACCTAAATCAAGCAGTTCCAAATAGTTGCAATTGATCAAAGATCCTGAGACTTTCCCCTCTAACTTGTTCCCATGCAATTTAATGAATCTGAGAGTTTCCAGTATTAAAATTTGCTTGAATTGTCCAATTATGTGTTTTTTTGGTAATAAACGATTTATTCATACAACAACAACTAAGAATTATTACAACTAGAGCTCAGTCTAGGTAACATAGTGCCTAGACTGT is from Nicotiana tabacum cultivar K326 chromosome 18, ASM71507v2, whole genome shotgun sequence and encodes:
- the LOC107798850 gene encoding receptor-like protein Cf-9 homolog, whose translation is MEGKRSATIMHGCSWCRLVVCDVKLHRRWQLYSGRRSGDDDCLFGVSNGCFRFIKLHGNKLEGKVSGSLINCNYLELLDLGKNELNDTFPKWLGILPNLKILILRSNKLHGSIRASRNRNLFSQLQVLDLSSNAFNGNLPTVFFENFQAMKINDENMSTPMYVGYEYYSVTITTKGLNLVFVQVLTTNIVIDLSKNGFEGQIPSSIGDFIGLRTLNLSHNGLEGLIPTSLQYLSVLESLDLSFNKIGGGIPQQLVSLTSLEVLNLSHNHLIGCIPKGNQFDTFENNSYQGNDELRGFPLSRGCGNDEVTQATTPVVLDQGEEDSSLISWQADDCKIGTKNRYENEKTQEKILVCPGLPYE